The sequence GCGGCAGTCCGTCGTACGGGCGGCCGCCGTGGTGTCGCCGCCGCCGGTGAAGACGTCGATGAGCTGCACGGTGCCCCAGCCGAGCAGGCCGAGCACGGCGACGGACGCCGCCGCCGCGGCCACGAGCCTGCCGCGCCGGCGGGACGGACGCATGCGGGGGTACTTGTCCCCCGTGATCCGGTACTGGCCGCCCATGCCGGGAGGAGTCAGCATGCTCATGAGCGCAGCGTAGTGCGCCCGGGCGGCGATGCCTATCAGATGATCAGCCGATGGGGCTCAGCGGAACCCGAAAGGGTCAACGGCCGTGTCGCGCCGGGTCAGTCGAGTTCGAGCACGCGTGCGTGCAGCACCTGGCGCTGCTGGAGGGCGGCGCGGACCGCGCGGTGCAGCCCGTCCTCCAGATACAGGTCGCCCTGCCACTTCACGACGTGCGCGAAGAGGTCGCCGTAGAACGTCGAGTCCTCCGCGAGCAGGGTCTCCAGGTCGAGTTGCTGCTTGGTGGTCACGAGCTGATCGAGGCGGACCGGGCGCGGCGCGACGTCCGCCCACTGCCGGGTGCTCTCCCGGCCGTGGTCGGGGTACGGCCGGCCGTTTCCGATGCGCTTGA comes from Streptomyces sp. SCL15-4 and encodes:
- a CDS encoding type II toxin-antitoxin system VapB family antitoxin; protein product: MIFKRIGNGRPYPDHGRESTRQWADVAPRPVRLDQLVTTKQQLDLETLLAEDSTFYGDLFAHVVKWQGDLYLEDGLHRAVRAALQQRQVLHARVLELD